A single Hemitrygon akajei unplaced genomic scaffold, sHemAka1.3 Scf000094, whole genome shotgun sequence DNA region contains:
- the LOC140722945 gene encoding muscarinic acetylcholine receptor M2-like isoform X1, translating to MANSTQTNSSLSNLSDIQRGSAYKTVELIFIVIVTLSLSLVTIIGNILVMLSIKVNRQLQTINNYFIFSLACADLIVGVFSMNLYTIYIVIGYWPMGPVVCDLWLALDYVVSYASVMNLLIISFDRYFCVTKPLSYPLKRTTKMALMMIAAAWVLSFILWAPAILFWQFIVGRRTVEETECYVQFFSSPVVTFGTGIASFYLPVITMTILYVHISRASKSRIKKDKKEPESNKGTIPPILLRGKIMKPNNNNMSSAPDGLQNVKVENGKAAGEVMTDHCGQGEEKGVSNPSTSVSVVPSIQKEEGTIDESTVSSAQRHFSNGSSKLSSIKVVTKSQKSDYCATTIEMVSDNSTKNCRDRELAAAHKIIKMTKTPAEKRNGGVSRENKVTRTILAILLACIITWTPYSVMVLINTLCSVCVPNTVWTIGYWLCYINSTLNPACYALCNATFKKTFKHLLFCQYKNTGATR from the coding sequence ATGGCTAATTCAACGCAGACAAATTCATCTCTCAGCAACCTATCAGACATTCAAAGAGGAAGCGCTTACAAAACAGTTGAACTAATCTTCATTGTGATTGTAACATTATCTTTGAGTCTGGTGACCATTATCGGAAACATTCTGGTTATGCTTTCTATCAAAGTAAACAGACAGTTACAAACAATTAACAACTATTTTATTTTCAGCTTAGCCTGTGCTGATTTGATTGTTGGTGTGTTCTCTATGAATCTTTACACCATTTACATCGTCATTGGCTACTGGCCCATGGGCCCAGTGGTGTGTGATTTATGGCTGGCTCTAGATTATGTTGTTAGTTATGCATCTGTCATGAACCTGCTTATCATCAGCTTTGACCGATATTTCTGTGTGACAAAGCCTCTCAGCTACCCTCTGAAAAGAACCACCAAGATGGCACTGATGATGATTGCAGCTGCTTGGGTGCTGTCATTTATCCTGTGGGCTCCTGCCATTCTCTTCTGGCAGTTCATTGTAGGTCGGCGAACAGTTGAAGAGACTGAGTGTTATGTACAGTTCTTCTCAAGTCCAGTTGTCACTTTTGGCACTGGAATAGCATCCTTCTATCTGCCGGTTATTACCATGACTATTTTGTATGTGCACATATCCCGTGCTAGTAAGAGTCGGATCAAGAAGGATAAGAAAGAGCCAGAGTCAAACAAAGGCACCATCCCTCCGATTCTACTCCGAGGCAAAATAATGAAACCGAATAACAACAACATGTCAAGTGCACCTGATGGGTTGCAGAATGTCAAAGTAGAAAATGGCAAGGCAGCTGGTGAAGTAATGACGGATCACTGTGGCCAAGGAGAGGAAAAGGGGGTCTCAAATCCCTCGACTTCCGTCAGTGTCGTCCCTTCCATCCAGAAGGAGGAAGGAACGATTGATGAGAGCACAGTCTCCAGTGCACAAAGGCATTTTAGCAATGGCAGCTCCAAGCTCTCCAGCATAAAGGTCGTCACGAAATCCCAAAAGAGTGACTACTGTGCTACCACAATTGAAATGGTGTCAGACAACAGCACCAAGAATTGTAGAGACAGAGAGCTCGCCGCAGCCCACAAGATCATTAAAATGACAAAGACCCCTGCTGAGAAAAGGAACGGAGGTGTATCCCGGGAGAATAAGGTGACCAGGACCATCTTGGCTATTCTGCTGGCATGTATCATCACCTGGACCCCCTACAGTGTCATGGTACTCATTAACACTTTATGTTCAGTCTGCGTTCCTAATACAGTATGGACTATTGGATACTGGCTCTGTTACATCAACAGTACACTCAACCCAGCCTGCTATGCACTATGCAATGCTACCTTCAAGAAAACCTTCAAACATCTTCTCTTCTGTCAATATAAAAACACTGGCGCAACAAGATAA
- the LOC140722945 gene encoding muscarinic acetylcholine receptor M2-like isoform X2 has product MLSIKVNRQLQTINNYFIFSLACADLIVGVFSMNLYTIYIVIGYWPMGPVVCDLWLALDYVVSYASVMNLLIISFDRYFCVTKPLSYPLKRTTKMALMMIAAAWVLSFILWAPAILFWQFIVGRRTVEETECYVQFFSSPVVTFGTGIASFYLPVITMTILYVHISRASKSRIKKDKKEPESNKGTIPPILLRGKIMKPNNNNMSSAPDGLQNVKVENGKAAGEVMTDHCGQGEEKGVSNPSTSVSVVPSIQKEEGTIDESTVSSAQRHFSNGSSKLSSIKVVTKSQKSDYCATTIEMVSDNSTKNCRDRELAAAHKIIKMTKTPAEKRNGGVSRENKVTRTILAILLACIITWTPYSVMVLINTLCSVCVPNTVWTIGYWLCYINSTLNPACYALCNATFKKTFKHLLFCQYKNTGATR; this is encoded by the coding sequence ATGCTTTCTATCAAAGTAAACAGACAGTTACAAACAATTAACAACTATTTTATTTTCAGCTTAGCCTGTGCTGATTTGATTGTTGGTGTGTTCTCTATGAATCTTTACACCATTTACATCGTCATTGGCTACTGGCCCATGGGCCCAGTGGTGTGTGATTTATGGCTGGCTCTAGATTATGTTGTTAGTTATGCATCTGTCATGAACCTGCTTATCATCAGCTTTGACCGATATTTCTGTGTGACAAAGCCTCTCAGCTACCCTCTGAAAAGAACCACCAAGATGGCACTGATGATGATTGCAGCTGCTTGGGTGCTGTCATTTATCCTGTGGGCTCCTGCCATTCTCTTCTGGCAGTTCATTGTAGGTCGGCGAACAGTTGAAGAGACTGAGTGTTATGTACAGTTCTTCTCAAGTCCAGTTGTCACTTTTGGCACTGGAATAGCATCCTTCTATCTGCCGGTTATTACCATGACTATTTTGTATGTGCACATATCCCGTGCTAGTAAGAGTCGGATCAAGAAGGATAAGAAAGAGCCAGAGTCAAACAAAGGCACCATCCCTCCGATTCTACTCCGAGGCAAAATAATGAAACCGAATAACAACAACATGTCAAGTGCACCTGATGGGTTGCAGAATGTCAAAGTAGAAAATGGCAAGGCAGCTGGTGAAGTAATGACGGATCACTGTGGCCAAGGAGAGGAAAAGGGGGTCTCAAATCCCTCGACTTCCGTCAGTGTCGTCCCTTCCATCCAGAAGGAGGAAGGAACGATTGATGAGAGCACAGTCTCCAGTGCACAAAGGCATTTTAGCAATGGCAGCTCCAAGCTCTCCAGCATAAAGGTCGTCACGAAATCCCAAAAGAGTGACTACTGTGCTACCACAATTGAAATGGTGTCAGACAACAGCACCAAGAATTGTAGAGACAGAGAGCTCGCCGCAGCCCACAAGATCATTAAAATGACAAAGACCCCTGCTGAGAAAAGGAACGGAGGTGTATCCCGGGAGAATAAGGTGACCAGGACCATCTTGGCTATTCTGCTGGCATGTATCATCACCTGGACCCCCTACAGTGTCATGGTACTCATTAACACTTTATGTTCAGTCTGCGTTCCTAATACAGTATGGACTATTGGATACTGGCTCTGTTACATCAACAGTACACTCAACCCAGCCTGCTATGCACTATGCAATGCTACCTTCAAGAAAACCTTCAAACATCTTCTCTTCTGTCAATATAAAAACACTGGCGCAACAAGATAA